A stretch of the Chlamydia pecorum E58 genome encodes the following:
- the uvrA gene encoding excinuclease ABC subunit UvrA — MTPLPIHLSGITVRNLKNLSVTFHSGEIVLLTGVSGSGKSSLAFDTIYAAGRKRYIATLPTFFSTTQTSLPNPKVQSIQGLSPTIAVKQNHFAHHHHATVGSTTELFSHLALLFALDGEARDPETLNTLNIQSKEQILATLQDLPENTSLTLLAPLLHKDPMGVQNYIRQGLTKVSILGESHPIYEFLSSGIPDDSPAELILDSLIKNESNSARLKVSLFSALALGEGSCSVLIGQKRHSFSTQVHLGSRTFSPLTPQDFSPTSLQGRCPLCQGSGLHITIQDPHLLNETLSIRENCCALAGNCSTYLTHTIYQALADALHFSLDTPWKLLPKHIQNTFLWGDKHLALPVRLFDPVTGKRSLSYKLWKGVLNEIADKVRYAKQPSSQLPEGTTCHTCSQCHGSGIHEYASAASWKGKTFSEFQQLPLSEWLAFLSSQTKSSSTKEILEGLCQRLSFLVELGLGYLTPNRSLATLSGGEQERTALAKHLGAGLRGITYVLDEPSIGLHPQDTDKLISMIEKLRDQGNTIILVEHDERMISFADRIIDIGPGAGIFGGKILFNGTPQDFLSYGTSLTAKHLRNELSIAIPEPREKASSWLSLTHATTNNLKNISIRLPLQRLSTVTGVSGSGKSSLINDTLVPAVEAFLHSGQLPDTLSFEHGTISRLIHISRDLPGRSSRSIPLTFIKAFDTLRELFASQSHSRSLGLTKSHFSFNSPQGACTECRGLGEISLSEDEPSTTCPECHGSRYQKYILEVTYRGKNIAEVLAMTSYEAATFFSHLPSLYEKLHALNSLRLDHLPLGRPLSTLSGGEIQRLKLAYELLLCSSKPTLYVLDEPTTGLHTHDILALIQVLRSLTHQGHTVIVIEHNMHVVKVSDHVLELGPEGGQKGGYLIASCSPRELIKLSTPTAQCLAPYMSMSSQPPKLPPKTPSLKSNQNIFIENAYHHNLKHLNLSLPNNALISVGGASASGKHTLVFDVLYASGNIAYAELFPPYIRQELLKETPRPHVGKVLGLSPVVAVRKRGTQRHSSHTLASALDISDSLEKLFALLGEPHSPITGEKLEKLTPQGFIDTLMKNSLDLYVTVTAPLPPEENLELFLQAKRKEGFLKLFANGKIFDLDDPLSFPLEDPALVVQHIKISPKNKISLLSALSLSLSLSPTPKLYIHDHDRLHMLPYSQSWQDSLGISYPEISRDLLSRDHKEGQCQQCRGSGKLLTFSLHHHKEKLRHYTLEKLLAFLIPKSLLSSTLKALPIPQNILIEDLSEKDFQNLCLGTPQYPGLEELLKEHISYTDPLIKPFLISEVCSACEGWGLHDYARNVRINAISLPEIYQEDTTFLKRFLQEIREDCAKLLIQDLKTRISFIEQVGLDYISLKQTQDTLSEGERYRLHLAKKISSNLTDIVYLLESPLEGLHPHDFPLLLALLNTLVSNHNTVIATDRGNLLAPYAHHSLYLGPNSGPEGGFLCSPEETPLPEISIPPVDPSLPKLAVNLSIHHIQNLEVSAPLRSVVALAGVSGSGKTSLLLEGFYKEALRQKSSSIFSDILILDSHSLPSSQRSDISTYFDIAPHLRAFYASLTKAKALGISETMFSTNTKKGQCADCLGMGYQLIDRAFYALEKRQCPTCSGYRIQPLAQEVTYEGKHFGQLLHAPISAIATMFPFIRKIQPALQALQQLNLGYLPLGEKLSSLSQSENMSLKIAKNLYLPLKKPTLILMDEISSSLDSLRKRKLLIKFHELAASGHSIFFIEHDIEMLKYANYLIELGPKAGKEGGKLLFCGPPKELPSSTTSILKNYLRF, encoded by the coding sequence ATGACACCACTTCCTATTCATCTTTCTGGAATTACCGTAAGAAACCTCAAAAATCTTTCCGTCACTTTTCACTCTGGGGAAATCGTTTTACTCACTGGCGTTTCGGGATCAGGGAAGTCCTCATTAGCTTTCGACACAATCTATGCTGCAGGAAGAAAACGCTACATTGCAACTTTACCAACATTTTTCTCCACAACGCAAACCTCTCTTCCTAATCCTAAAGTCCAAAGCATTCAAGGACTCTCTCCTACAATTGCCGTAAAACAAAACCACTTTGCCCATCATCACCATGCCACTGTAGGAAGCACTACAGAACTTTTCTCTCACCTTGCTCTTCTCTTTGCTCTAGATGGTGAAGCCCGAGATCCCGAAACTCTTAACACCTTAAATATCCAAAGTAAAGAGCAGATCCTCGCTACCTTACAAGATCTCCCTGAAAATACCTCTCTTACTCTTCTTGCTCCCCTTCTCCACAAAGACCCTATGGGAGTACAAAATTACATTCGGCAAGGTCTCACAAAAGTCTCTATCCTTGGAGAATCCCATCCTATATATGAATTTCTCTCTTCTGGAATTCCCGATGATTCCCCAGCCGAACTCATTTTGGACTCTCTCATCAAAAATGAAAGTAACTCTGCAAGGTTAAAGGTGAGTCTATTTTCAGCATTAGCCTTAGGGGAAGGCTCCTGCTCTGTTCTTATCGGTCAAAAACGGCACTCCTTTTCTACACAAGTTCACCTTGGCAGCCGCACATTCTCCCCCCTCACTCCTCAGGACTTCTCCCCAACAAGTCTTCAGGGCCGCTGCCCCTTATGTCAAGGCTCTGGCCTACACATCACCATCCAAGATCCCCATCTTCTCAATGAAACCCTTTCTATCCGAGAAAACTGCTGCGCCCTAGCAGGAAATTGTTCTACTTATCTCACTCATACGATTTATCAAGCCTTAGCCGATGCGTTACATTTCAGCTTAGATACTCCCTGGAAACTTCTTCCTAAACACATCCAAAACACCTTCCTATGGGGAGATAAACATCTTGCTCTTCCTGTCCGTCTCTTTGACCCTGTTACAGGGAAACGCTCTCTTTCCTACAAGCTTTGGAAAGGGGTTCTTAATGAGATCGCAGATAAGGTACGCTATGCCAAACAACCCTCGAGTCAGCTTCCTGAGGGAACTACATGTCATACCTGCTCACAATGTCATGGATCAGGAATTCATGAGTATGCCTCTGCAGCTTCCTGGAAGGGGAAGACATTTTCTGAGTTCCAACAGCTTCCCCTTTCTGAATGGCTCGCGTTTCTCTCTTCACAAACAAAATCCTCTTCTACAAAGGAGATTCTCGAAGGCTTATGTCAGCGGCTTTCTTTCCTTGTGGAATTAGGCTTGGGCTACCTCACACCAAACCGCTCCTTAGCAACCCTCTCTGGAGGAGAGCAAGAACGCACTGCACTTGCAAAACATCTCGGCGCTGGTCTTCGGGGAATTACCTATGTTCTTGATGAGCCTTCTATAGGCTTACATCCCCAAGATACGGACAAGCTCATTTCGATGATCGAAAAACTCCGCGATCAGGGGAACACTATCATTCTCGTAGAGCATGATGAGAGGATGATTTCTTTCGCGGATAGAATCATTGACATTGGCCCTGGTGCAGGAATCTTTGGGGGGAAAATTCTCTTTAATGGCACCCCTCAAGACTTTCTTTCTTACGGCACATCTCTCACAGCAAAGCACTTAAGAAACGAGCTTTCTATTGCCATTCCTGAACCTCGAGAAAAAGCCTCATCTTGGCTCTCGCTAACTCACGCCACCACAAATAACTTAAAGAACATCTCCATACGTCTTCCCTTACAGCGGCTCTCCACAGTCACCGGCGTATCAGGATCAGGGAAGTCCTCCCTAATTAACGACACTCTAGTCCCTGCTGTGGAAGCATTCTTACATAGCGGACAACTCCCTGACACCTTATCATTTGAACATGGCACCATCTCTAGGCTCATCCATATCTCTCGGGATCTCCCTGGGCGCTCCTCACGCTCCATTCCACTCACTTTCATAAAAGCTTTTGACACACTTCGCGAGCTCTTTGCCTCTCAATCCCATAGCAGATCCTTAGGGCTAACGAAGTCCCACTTTAGCTTCAACTCCCCGCAAGGAGCCTGCACAGAATGTCGCGGATTAGGAGAGATTTCTCTATCTGAAGATGAGCCTTCGACAACATGCCCCGAATGTCACGGCTCCCGCTACCAAAAGTACATTCTCGAAGTTACCTATCGGGGAAAAAATATTGCTGAGGTTCTCGCAATGACCTCCTATGAAGCAGCTACTTTCTTCTCTCACCTCCCTTCCCTTTACGAAAAGCTCCATGCGTTAAACTCCCTAAGGTTGGATCACCTCCCCTTGGGAAGGCCTCTATCTACACTTTCTGGAGGGGAAATTCAAAGGCTAAAGCTTGCCTATGAGCTTCTTTTGTGCTCATCAAAACCCACTCTCTATGTCCTTGATGAGCCTACGACAGGACTGCACACCCACGATATCCTTGCCTTAATCCAGGTTCTACGTTCGCTCACTCACCAAGGACATACGGTTATCGTGATAGAACATAACATGCATGTCGTAAAAGTTTCTGACCATGTTCTCGAACTCGGTCCTGAAGGAGGACAGAAGGGAGGGTATCTCATCGCCTCCTGCTCCCCTAGGGAACTCATCAAGCTCTCTACCCCCACAGCACAATGTCTTGCTCCTTATATGTCTATGAGCTCCCAGCCCCCTAAACTCCCTCCTAAAACACCTTCTTTGAAAAGCAACCAGAACATCTTTATTGAAAATGCCTATCACCACAACCTCAAGCACTTAAACCTTTCTCTTCCTAATAACGCCTTAATTTCCGTAGGGGGAGCCTCAGCATCAGGGAAGCACACTCTAGTCTTTGATGTTCTCTATGCTTCTGGGAACATTGCCTATGCGGAACTTTTCCCTCCCTATATCCGTCAGGAGCTCCTTAAGGAAACTCCTCGTCCCCATGTGGGGAAGGTCCTTGGGCTTTCTCCCGTAGTAGCTGTAAGAAAACGAGGAACTCAGCGTCATTCCAGTCACACCCTAGCTTCAGCACTAGATATTAGCGATAGTTTGGAAAAGCTGTTTGCTCTTCTTGGAGAACCCCACTCCCCTATTACTGGGGAAAAGTTAGAAAAACTCACTCCCCAAGGATTTATTGATACCCTAATGAAGAACTCCTTAGATCTCTATGTTACTGTGACGGCACCTTTGCCTCCTGAGGAGAATCTCGAGCTCTTCCTCCAGGCAAAACGTAAAGAGGGCTTCTTAAAGCTATTCGCAAATGGAAAAATCTTTGATCTTGATGATCCTCTCTCCTTCCCTCTTGAGGATCCTGCTCTTGTCGTACAACATATAAAAATCTCCCCTAAAAATAAGATCTCCCTACTCTCGGCATTATCTTTATCTCTATCCCTATCTCCAACTCCTAAACTCTATATCCATGATCATGACCGTCTCCATATGCTTCCCTACTCCCAAAGTTGGCAAGATTCCTTAGGAATTTCCTATCCTGAAATTTCTAGAGATCTCCTCTCCAGGGACCACAAAGAAGGCCAGTGCCAGCAATGCCGCGGCTCAGGGAAACTCCTGACGTTCTCCCTCCACCACCATAAAGAAAAACTCCGCCACTATACCTTAGAAAAGCTCCTAGCATTCCTCATCCCTAAATCTCTTCTTTCTTCCACTCTTAAAGCTCTCCCTATCCCGCAAAACATTCTTATAGAAGATCTTAGCGAGAAAGACTTCCAGAATCTCTGTCTAGGGACTCCTCAATACCCAGGACTTGAAGAACTTCTTAAAGAACACATAAGCTATACAGATCCTTTGATTAAGCCCTTCCTTATTTCGGAGGTCTGCTCTGCATGTGAAGGTTGGGGTCTTCATGACTATGCTCGCAATGTCCGTATCAATGCTATATCTCTGCCAGAGATCTATCAGGAAGATACGACCTTTTTGAAACGCTTCCTCCAAGAAATCCGAGAAGATTGTGCAAAGCTCCTTATTCAAGATCTAAAAACTCGTATTTCCTTTATTGAACAAGTCGGTCTTGACTACATCTCCTTAAAGCAAACACAGGACACTTTAAGTGAAGGAGAGCGCTATCGCCTCCATTTGGCAAAAAAAATCTCTTCTAACCTTACTGATATTGTCTATCTTCTCGAATCTCCCCTAGAGGGACTTCATCCCCATGACTTCCCACTGCTCCTTGCGCTGCTAAATACTCTTGTTTCTAATCACAATACCGTTATTGCAACAGATCGAGGGAACCTTCTTGCTCCCTATGCACATCATAGCCTCTATCTTGGTCCCAACTCCGGTCCTGAAGGAGGCTTCCTGTGTTCCCCTGAGGAAACTCCTCTCCCTGAAATTTCTATCCCTCCTGTGGACCCATCCTTACCTAAATTAGCTGTAAACCTCTCCATCCATCACATTCAAAATCTCGAAGTCTCTGCTCCTTTACGTTCTGTTGTTGCCCTTGCAGGAGTATCGGGATCAGGGAAAACTTCTCTTCTGCTTGAAGGCTTTTACAAAGAAGCTCTGCGTCAGAAGTCTTCCTCGATATTTTCTGATATTCTTATTTTAGATTCCCATTCTTTACCTTCCTCTCAGCGCTCCGATATTAGCACCTATTTCGATATCGCTCCGCATTTACGTGCATTTTATGCTTCGCTAACAAAAGCCAAAGCTCTGGGGATCTCTGAGACGATGTTCAGCACAAATACAAAAAAAGGCCAGTGTGCGGATTGCTTAGGCATGGGCTATCAACTTATAGACCGCGCATTTTATGCTCTGGAAAAACGCCAGTGCCCTACCTGCTCAGGATACCGCATACAGCCCCTAGCACAGGAGGTAACCTATGAAGGAAAGCACTTTGGGCAGCTACTTCATGCTCCTATTTCTGCTATCGCTACGATGTTCCCTTTTATTCGGAAAATCCAACCTGCTTTGCAGGCTCTGCAACAACTAAACCTTGGCTATCTCCCTCTTGGAGAAAAGCTCTCTTCCCTCTCACAAAGCGAAAATATGTCCTTAAAAATTGCCAAAAACCTCTACCTACCTTTAAAAAAGCCTACGCTAATTCTTATGGATGAGATCTCTTCCTCTCTGGATTCCTTAAGAAAGCGTAAGCTCCTCATAAAATTTCATGAACTTGCAGCTTCTGGCCACTCAATTTTCTTCATAGAGCACGATATAGAAATGCTAAAGTACGCCAACTATCTTATTGAACTCGGCCCTAAAGCCGGAAAAGAGGGAGGGAAACTTCTCTTTTGTGGTCCCCCGAAAGAACTCCCTTCTAGTACTACCTCGATCCTTAAAAACTATCTACGCTTTTAA